The Sorangiineae bacterium MSr11367 genome window below encodes:
- a CDS encoding ABC transporter substrate-binding protein — protein sequence MRSIRARISVAVLVGLAGSGCGDRLAAPFPAASGEEASPQRGGTLHLASIGDVRTLDPVNSDELSGRLVRLIFAGLVDTDAASNVVPDLATHWATSPDGLVYTFFLREGVRFHDGEELTAHDVKRSVERSLHPTAPNGFSSFFDNLVGFDEFTTKGAEHLSGVEVVGRYAVAFHLAKPDAAFLPLMTLTSMRPTCKGAGARYSDTWPPCGTGPFKLPPGGWDHGRSLTLVRHEGYFRPGMPHVDSINFVFSMKPNTQRLKFERGELDVVRDLPQADTSRYSSDARWRGFMLREPLVSIQGEAMNTEMPPFDNVEVRRAVACAIQREHYIALKATELTVHTHAVPRSIRGFNPEVPGQKYDLAEALEHMRKAGYPYDPETGRGGYEPHVEYVAYRPGLPEYTGQVLKQDLAKIGIRIDIKVVNFASYSSLTHRRGRVAFSTQGWNQDYPDALDFYESLFTSKQINDEDSSNSAFYKNPVFDEIVENAHRELDPAKRQKLYDRAEAIVRDDAPWAFTYEYNATLVRQPYVRSYHVHPSWGFDAREVWIDRVKNVMALGFLSGPPARGKVRKEMGR from the coding sequence ATGCGCTCGATCCGCGCCAGGATTAGCGTCGCCGTTCTCGTAGGGCTCGCGGGATCGGGGTGCGGCGACCGGCTCGCCGCCCCCTTCCCTGCCGCGAGCGGCGAGGAGGCGTCCCCGCAGCGCGGTGGAACCTTGCATCTTGCAAGCATTGGCGACGTGCGCACGCTGGACCCGGTGAACAGCGACGAGCTCTCCGGGCGCCTGGTCCGGCTCATCTTCGCGGGCCTGGTCGATACCGACGCGGCCTCCAACGTCGTTCCGGATCTGGCCACGCATTGGGCGACGTCGCCCGATGGGCTCGTGTACACGTTCTTTCTGCGAGAAGGCGTGCGTTTTCACGATGGCGAGGAGCTCACCGCGCACGACGTGAAACGCTCCGTCGAGCGCTCGCTGCATCCCACCGCGCCGAACGGATTCTCGAGCTTCTTCGACAACCTGGTCGGCTTCGACGAGTTCACCACGAAGGGCGCCGAGCACCTCTCCGGTGTCGAGGTCGTGGGGCGCTACGCGGTGGCGTTTCATCTGGCGAAGCCCGACGCCGCGTTCCTCCCGCTGATGACGCTGACGAGCATGCGGCCCACGTGCAAGGGGGCGGGCGCTCGGTACAGCGACACGTGGCCGCCCTGCGGGACCGGGCCTTTCAAGCTGCCCCCGGGCGGATGGGACCACGGGCGCAGCCTCACACTCGTCCGGCACGAAGGCTATTTCCGTCCGGGGATGCCCCATGTCGATTCGATAAACTTCGTCTTCTCGATGAAACCGAACACCCAGCGGCTGAAATTCGAGCGGGGAGAGCTCGACGTCGTGCGGGACCTGCCGCAGGCCGACACGTCCCGCTATTCGAGCGATGCGCGCTGGCGCGGCTTCATGCTTCGCGAGCCCTTGGTCTCCATCCAAGGGGAAGCCATGAACACGGAGATGCCCCCCTTCGACAACGTCGAGGTGCGGCGGGCCGTGGCGTGCGCGATCCAACGAGAACACTACATCGCGCTCAAAGCCACCGAGCTGACGGTGCACACGCACGCCGTTCCGCGCAGCATACGCGGGTTCAACCCCGAGGTGCCGGGGCAGAAATACGATCTCGCGGAAGCACTCGAGCACATGCGAAAAGCCGGTTATCCCTACGATCCCGAGACGGGACGCGGTGGCTACGAGCCCCACGTGGAATACGTCGCATACCGCCCCGGATTGCCGGAATACACGGGGCAAGTTCTCAAGCAGGACCTGGCGAAAATCGGCATTCGAATCGATATCAAAGTCGTCAACTTTGCATCCTATTCATCGCTCACCCATCGGCGGGGACGGGTGGCCTTCTCGACGCAGGGCTGGAACCAGGATTATCCCGACGCCCTGGACTTTTACGAGTCGCTGTTCACCTCAAAGCAGATCAACGACGAGGACAGCAGCAACTCGGCATTTTACAAGAATCCCGTGTTCGACGAGATCGTGGAGAATGCCCACCGTGAACTCGACCCGGCGAAACGGCAAAAGCTCTACGATCGCGCCGAGGCCATCGTGCGGGACGACGCGCCTTGGGCCTTCACCTACGAATACAACGCCACGCTCGTGCGTCAGCCTTATGTGCGCAGCTACCACGTGCACCCTTCCTGGGGATTCGATGCCCGTGAGGTCTGGATCGATCGCGTGAAGAACGTGATGGCCTTGGGCTTTCTCTCCGGCCCGCCCGCGCGAGGGAAGGTACGCAAGGAGATGGGTCGTTGA
- a CDS encoding ABC transporter permease has product MLDPRAKARFWNHRGAKIGAALTLALVAFALFGPWLSGHDPYASDFARGYSSATGFPVPPGGDFLLGTDRLFRDQLARLALGARISLTVAFAATAISTLLGGAVGIVAGYYEGSPGMRVPWPCIVALGTAIALAMVRGTWSLPLAVLAVGALVGTVAERRGIAWLARGPRMNVDVLLMRLVDVGLCFPFLLLVMAIGAALERTTLTSVLLVLGLTGWLGAARLFRAKTMQIRSLAYVEASRALGQSTPLILVRHVLPNVGGTFIVIAALATAQMILAESALSYLGVGLAPPTPTWGRMLSEGQDVYAAAPWLVLAPAAAILTAVLGFNLLGEGLRDALDPRQD; this is encoded by the coding sequence GTGCTGGATCCTCGTGCGAAAGCTCGATTCTGGAACCATCGCGGTGCGAAGATCGGTGCTGCGCTCACGCTGGCACTGGTCGCCTTCGCGCTCTTCGGACCATGGCTCTCCGGGCACGATCCGTATGCGAGCGACTTCGCGCGCGGGTACTCCAGCGCAACGGGATTTCCCGTGCCGCCGGGTGGCGACTTTCTTCTCGGCACGGATCGGCTCTTTCGCGATCAGCTTGCCAGGCTCGCGCTGGGCGCGCGCATTTCGCTGACCGTCGCCTTCGCCGCCACGGCCATCTCGACGCTGCTTGGCGGCGCGGTGGGCATCGTGGCGGGGTACTACGAAGGCTCGCCCGGCATGCGCGTTCCGTGGCCCTGTATCGTGGCGCTCGGTACGGCCATCGCGCTGGCCATGGTGCGTGGCACCTGGAGCCTGCCGCTCGCGGTCCTCGCCGTGGGGGCGCTCGTAGGCACCGTCGCCGAGCGCCGCGGAATCGCATGGCTCGCGCGCGGACCGCGCATGAACGTGGACGTCCTGCTGATGCGCCTCGTGGACGTGGGGCTCTGTTTTCCGTTTCTCCTTCTCGTCATGGCCATCGGCGCCGCGTTGGAGCGCACCACCCTCACCTCGGTGCTCTTGGTGCTCGGGCTGACGGGCTGGCTCGGCGCCGCGCGCCTCTTTCGCGCCAAGACGATGCAGATCCGCAGCCTCGCCTACGTGGAAGCGTCGCGCGCACTCGGCCAGAGCACGCCGCTCATTCTGGTGCGCCACGTGCTGCCCAACGTCGGGGGTACCTTCATCGTGATCGCCGCCTTGGCCACAGCGCAGATGATCCTCGCGGAAAGCGCGCTTTCGTACCTCGGCGTGGGCCTTGCGCCGCCGACGCCGACCTGGGGGCGCATGCTCTCGGAGGGGCAGGACGTCTACGCGGCTGCTCCATGGCTGGTGCTCGCCCCCGCGGCCGCCATCCTGACGGCGGTGCTCGGGTTCAACCTTCTCGGGGAGGGACTGCGCGATGCGCTCGATCCGCGCCAGGATTAG
- a CDS encoding alpha/beta hydrolase has protein sequence MLPKLAAHFRVIAPDLPGFGQSEKPPPARYAYGFQAFAESLVDVIAALGLGPISICGHGMGGSVALTLAARHHALVDKLVLVDPIVYPPRVDLLSRLANMPVVGPFAFKQLCGRTVFRSYFKDRVYAPNATIPWDRVDHHFDVFNAPAAREAALATLRAVADTRPLVALLPRVTAEALLVWGRQDRTLPVGQGRRLARELRSARYEVFECGHSPAEESPDAFADITTSFLSR, from the coding sequence GTGCTCCCGAAACTCGCCGCGCACTTTCGCGTGATCGCGCCCGATTTGCCAGGATTTGGCCAAAGTGAGAAACCGCCGCCGGCGCGTTACGCCTACGGGTTCCAGGCATTTGCCGAATCGCTCGTCGATGTGATAGCGGCGCTCGGCCTCGGGCCGATCTCGATTTGTGGCCATGGAATGGGCGGCTCGGTGGCGCTCACCCTCGCGGCTCGGCACCATGCGCTGGTCGACAAGCTCGTGCTGGTCGATCCCATCGTGTACCCACCGCGCGTCGACCTGCTCTCACGCTTGGCGAACATGCCCGTGGTGGGGCCCTTCGCGTTCAAGCAACTCTGTGGGCGAACCGTCTTCCGCAGCTACTTCAAGGATCGCGTCTACGCGCCCAACGCCACCATTCCCTGGGACCGCGTCGACCATCACTTCGACGTCTTCAACGCGCCGGCCGCGCGCGAGGCGGCGCTCGCAACGTTGCGCGCGGTGGCGGACACGCGGCCGCTCGTGGCGCTGTTACCGCGGGTCACTGCGGAGGCGCTGCTCGTGTGGGGTCGCCAGGATCGCACGCTCCCGGTGGGGCAAGGCCGGCGGCTTGCGCGCGAACTGAGGAGCGCCCGCTACGAAGTCTTCGAGTGCGGTCACTCCCCGGCGGAAGAATCGCCCGATGCGTTTGCGGACATCACGACGTCATTCCTGTCGAGATAG
- the purH gene encoding bifunctional phosphoribosylaminoimidazolecarboxamide formyltransferase/IMP cyclohydrolase translates to MPVRTALLSVSDKTGLVPFARALAERGVTLLSSGGTARSLADAGIPVETVENYTGSPEVMDGRVKTLHPRVHGGILARGERDRGDLERLGAREIDLVVVNLYPFERVAQASGSTHEEIVENIDIGGPSMVRSAAKNHARVTIVCDPQDYERVLAELAAHGEVTQAVRSELAAKAFAHTAAYDAAISGYLSSRQEDGSREPFPRYLTLPYERAYSLRYGENPHQKGAFYVERGAAAGSLARAESLGAGGKELSFNNLVDVEAALDAVREFDAPAAVVVKHTNPCGVAEADSLVTAYREAREADAVSAFGGIVALNRPVDADTAAVLAETFLECIVAPSFEPRALEVLRAKKNLRLLATGAWLAADHEALQYKRVGGGLVVQSRDASAKGEVENGKVVTRRAPTAEELRGLSFGWRVCKHVKSNAIVLTRGTRTVGVGAGQMSRVISVQIACEKAGDGARGTVLSSDAFFPFPDGVEAAAKAGITAIAQPGGSVKDPDVINAADALGLAMVFTGVRHFRH, encoded by the coding sequence ATGCCCGTCCGAACCGCCCTTCTCTCCGTTTCCGACAAAACCGGTCTCGTCCCCTTTGCGCGCGCCCTGGCCGAGCGCGGGGTGACGCTTCTTTCGAGCGGCGGCACGGCCCGCTCGCTGGCCGACGCCGGCATCCCCGTCGAGACGGTGGAGAACTACACAGGCTCGCCCGAGGTGATGGACGGCCGCGTGAAGACGCTGCATCCGCGCGTCCACGGCGGCATTCTGGCGCGCGGGGAGCGCGACCGCGGCGATCTCGAGCGGCTCGGGGCCCGCGAGATCGACCTGGTGGTCGTCAACCTGTACCCCTTCGAGCGCGTTGCGCAGGCGAGCGGCTCGACCCACGAGGAAATCGTGGAAAACATCGACATTGGCGGCCCCTCGATGGTGCGCTCCGCGGCGAAGAACCACGCCCGCGTCACCATCGTGTGCGATCCGCAGGACTACGAGCGGGTCCTCGCGGAGCTTGCTGCCCACGGCGAGGTGACCCAAGCCGTTCGCTCCGAGCTCGCGGCGAAAGCCTTCGCCCACACGGCGGCGTACGACGCGGCCATCAGCGGTTACCTGTCGTCGCGGCAGGAAGACGGGTCGCGCGAGCCGTTCCCGCGCTACCTCACCTTGCCGTACGAGCGCGCGTATTCGCTGCGCTACGGGGAAAATCCGCATCAAAAGGGCGCGTTTTACGTGGAGCGCGGTGCGGCTGCCGGCTCGCTGGCACGGGCCGAGAGCCTCGGTGCCGGGGGCAAAGAGCTGAGCTTCAACAATTTGGTCGACGTCGAGGCAGCACTCGATGCCGTGCGCGAGTTCGACGCACCGGCGGCCGTGGTGGTGAAGCACACGAATCCGTGTGGCGTGGCCGAAGCAGACTCCTTGGTCACGGCCTACCGGGAGGCCCGCGAGGCCGACGCCGTCAGCGCCTTCGGTGGCATCGTTGCGCTGAACCGTCCCGTGGACGCGGACACGGCGGCGGTCCTGGCCGAGACCTTCCTCGAGTGCATCGTGGCCCCGTCGTTCGAGCCGCGCGCGCTGGAGGTGCTGCGCGCCAAGAAGAACCTGCGCCTGCTGGCCACGGGCGCCTGGCTCGCGGCGGATCACGAAGCACTTCAATACAAGCGCGTCGGTGGCGGCCTGGTCGTGCAAAGTCGCGACGCGAGCGCCAAGGGCGAGGTGGAGAACGGCAAGGTCGTCACCCGCCGGGCCCCCACCGCGGAGGAGCTCCGCGGTTTGAGCTTCGGCTGGCGCGTGTGCAAGCACGTGAAGTCCAACGCCATCGTCCTCACGCGCGGTACGCGCACCGTCGGTGTCGGCGCCGGTCAGATGTCCCGCGTCATTTCCGTGCAGATTGCATGTGAAAAGGCCGGCGACGGCGCCCGCGGAACGGTGCTCTCGTCCGACGCCTTCTTCCCGTTCCCCGACGGCGTGGAGGCCGCGGCGAAGGCCGGCATCACCGCCATCGCCCAGCCGGGCGGCAGCGTGAAAGATCCCGACGTCATCAATGCCGCCGACGCACTCGGCCTCGCCATGGTGTTCACGGGCGTGCGCCACTTCCGTCACTGA
- a CDS encoding SAM-dependent methyltransferase, whose product MREGKPSHTAAWVAALRGLAPASEGTDAPDPIARDLVPQPYALAFEFVERFPSVWNRVQDVATRYSAYHFSHVSLRTRAIDEAVSEAVAGGVRQLVVLGAGLDSRAWRLPNLRDTMVFEVDHPATQAYKRAKIGQRPSFAREVRFVAVDFERDALEQRLGEAGHDATQRTAFIWEGVTMYLQPEVVDHTLSVLERKLAARGSTLCVTYGQRHKRNAGAQAVRWLVRRSGEPFRALYTPETMGKLLARHGFEVLADEGLREWVRRYLAAESPGSIERLARAVRV is encoded by the coding sequence ATGCGCGAAGGAAAACCGAGTCACACGGCGGCGTGGGTGGCGGCACTGCGTGGGTTGGCACCGGCGTCGGAGGGAACCGATGCGCCGGATCCCATCGCGCGCGATCTGGTTCCGCAGCCGTATGCGCTCGCCTTCGAGTTCGTCGAGCGGTTCCCGTCAGTGTGGAACCGCGTGCAGGACGTGGCGACCCGATACAGCGCCTACCATTTCAGCCACGTGTCCCTGCGCACGCGCGCCATCGACGAAGCCGTCTCCGAGGCGGTGGCGGGCGGTGTGCGCCAATTGGTCGTCTTGGGCGCGGGCCTCGATTCACGCGCGTGGCGTTTGCCGAACCTGCGCGACACGATGGTCTTCGAGGTCGACCACCCCGCGACCCAAGCGTACAAGCGCGCGAAAATCGGCCAGCGTCCGAGCTTCGCCCGGGAGGTGAGGTTCGTGGCGGTCGACTTCGAGCGCGACGCGCTCGAGCAGCGGCTGGGCGAGGCCGGCCACGATGCGACCCAGCGCACCGCCTTCATCTGGGAAGGCGTCACCATGTACCTGCAGCCGGAGGTGGTGGACCACACGCTCTCCGTGCTCGAGCGAAAATTGGCCGCGCGGGGTTCCACTTTGTGCGTCACCTATGGGCAACGTCACAAGCGAAACGCGGGCGCACAAGCCGTCCGCTGGCTCGTGCGCCGCAGTGGCGAACCGTTCCGCGCGCTCTACACGCCCGAAACGATGGGCAAGCTGCTCGCACGCCACGGGTTCGAGGTTCTCGCCGACGAAGGCCTCCGCGAATGGGTGCGCCGCTACCTCGCCGCCGAAAGCCCCGGCAGCATCGAGCGCCTCGCCCGCGCCGTACGCGTATGA
- a CDS encoding efflux RND transporter periplasmic adaptor subunit, producing the protein MSPRDHEAREPASEPAEPADTLGFALPEPATLTKTRVVSLALGALVVMGGAFLFGYLPKRQARAALEESTKVATQTSARVAVISAKVSASDRAILLPGSVQPLEETVIYPRANGYTRRWVVDIGDKVKEGQLLAEIDTPELDQELEQARAKLAQATAGIAQSNANRDFSKSTFERYKQLTSAGLASQQDLEQRRAQSLVDEANVGVSHANVEAEQANIRRLTQLKSFARVVAPFDGTITSRTIERGALVAMGNTTPLFKIAATDPMRVFVQVPQDVAPSVKTGLSAKVGVREYPSKTFDGTIWRAAGALDSATRTMNTVVRVANPTGELLGGMYAQVSLTLPTPHRVLELPSTAILNDGKGVRVAVVDNDNKIRLVPIVIERDTGATIEISSGLEGNEKIVKIVSADLSDGKTVEVVP; encoded by the coding sequence ATGAGCCCGCGCGATCACGAAGCCCGCGAGCCGGCAAGCGAGCCAGCCGAGCCGGCGGACACGCTGGGGTTCGCGCTGCCCGAGCCTGCCACGCTCACCAAGACCCGCGTGGTTTCACTGGCACTGGGTGCGCTGGTGGTGATGGGCGGCGCATTCCTGTTCGGGTATCTGCCCAAGCGCCAAGCGCGGGCCGCGCTCGAGGAGAGCACGAAGGTGGCCACGCAAACCTCGGCGCGCGTGGCGGTCATCTCCGCGAAGGTGTCGGCGAGCGATCGCGCGATCTTGCTTCCGGGCAGCGTGCAGCCGCTCGAGGAGACGGTCATCTACCCGCGGGCCAATGGGTACACGCGGCGCTGGGTGGTGGACATCGGCGACAAGGTCAAAGAGGGTCAGCTCCTCGCAGAGATTGACACGCCGGAGCTCGATCAAGAGCTGGAACAGGCGCGCGCGAAGCTGGCCCAGGCCACCGCGGGTATCGCGCAGTCCAATGCGAACCGCGATTTCTCGAAGAGCACCTTCGAGCGCTACAAGCAGCTCACGTCGGCGGGGCTGGCCTCGCAGCAAGATTTGGAGCAGCGGCGCGCGCAGTCGCTGGTCGACGAGGCCAACGTCGGGGTGTCGCACGCCAACGTGGAGGCGGAGCAGGCGAACATCCGGCGCCTGACGCAGCTGAAGTCGTTCGCGCGCGTGGTGGCGCCGTTCGATGGAACCATCACGTCACGCACCATCGAGCGCGGTGCCCTCGTGGCCATGGGCAATACGACCCCGCTGTTCAAGATCGCGGCGACCGATCCGATGCGCGTGTTCGTGCAGGTGCCGCAGGACGTGGCGCCCAGCGTGAAGACGGGGCTGAGCGCGAAGGTCGGCGTGCGCGAATACCCGAGCAAGACGTTCGACGGCACGATCTGGCGCGCGGCCGGTGCACTCGACTCGGCCACGCGCACGATGAACACGGTGGTGCGCGTGGCGAATCCCACCGGCGAGCTGCTGGGGGGAATGTACGCGCAAGTGTCCCTCACCTTGCCCACGCCGCACCGGGTGCTCGAGCTACCGTCGACGGCCATCCTGAACGACGGCAAGGGTGTGCGGGTCGCGGTCGTGGACAACGACAACAAGATCCGTCTCGTCCCCATCGTGATCGAGCGCGACACCGGCGCGACCATCGAGATCTCCAGCGGCCTCGAAGGAAACGAGAAGATCGTCAAAATCGTCAGCGCCGATCTGTCCGACGGCAAGACGGTCGAAGTCGTCCCCTAA
- a CDS encoding efflux RND transporter permease subunit, translated as MSMLIVILGVVTILRMPTDIFPEIDIPVISVIWRYSGLSPEEMEKRIVSNSERMLTTTVNDIEHIESQSLQGVAVVKIFFQPGANVDGATAQTTAAMATIIGQMPQGTLPPLVIRYSASNVPILQAALESDSLSEQQLFDYGINFVRADMATVQGTQIPWPYGGKQRQIMIDINPQRLYAWGLSPRDINTALSQQNLVVPGGTAKIGDDEYPVNVNSSPELLEQIAALPVKTVAGGTTVYMRDVANVRDGNAPQTSMVHVEGKKSVLMSILKMGSASTLDVVASIREMLPSTLAKLPKDLKVNLLFDQSVFVRSAVSGVVKEAGIAAGLTAIMLLVFLGSWRSTIIVVISIPLSILVSIVILRFLGQTLNVMTLGGMALAVGILVDDATVAIENVHRQFGMKKALIPAIVDGASEIAVPAFVSTLCICIVFVPVMFITGAAKSLFSPLALAVVFAMMTSYFLSRTLVPTLMKGLLAREAEEHMHGHEASGLFAKFNRGFEKVRDFYGGWLAWALAHRKLAIGGFSVFVVLSCALFPMVGRDFFPTVDAGLIKLHVRGVPGTRVEETEKEFVRIEETIRKVIPPHEIQTMLDNIGVPNSGINLSLSEGALISPADGQIFIALKKEHEPTANYVRNIRKTLRAQFPDSTFFFLAPDISTQVLNFGLPAPIDVQVVGAPGSEEQTFGVAQKIADAMEAIPGAADVHLAQVTRAPILKVDVDRTMAAQLGMTERDVAGDLLVSLSSSSQTSPSFWVDKRGVQYSVAVQTPQYQLDSFNALRTTPLSAGAAEGGAQLLSNVAQIQRGFAAQNVTHYNVARTFDVQANVDGADLGSVGTAIARIVDKMKPDLPRGTTVRIKGQVESMESSFRGLAFGLLFAVVLVYLLMVVNFQSWLDPLIILMALPGAVAGIAWMLFLSRTTLSVPALMGAIMCVGVATANSILVVTFANDQRKLGYDAPKAALAAGMTRLRPVLMTALAMIIGMLPMALGMEEGGEQNAPLGRAVIGGLLLATVTTLFFVPVMYSVLRKGTPAAPEPLLENL; from the coding sequence ATGTCGATGCTCATCGTCATCCTCGGTGTGGTGACGATTCTGCGCATGCCGACGGATATCTTTCCCGAGATCGATATCCCCGTCATTTCGGTCATTTGGCGCTACAGCGGCCTTTCGCCCGAGGAGATGGAAAAGCGCATCGTCAGCAACTCGGAGCGCATGTTGACCACCACGGTCAACGACATCGAGCACATCGAGAGCCAGTCCCTTCAGGGCGTGGCGGTCGTCAAAATCTTTTTTCAGCCTGGCGCGAACGTCGACGGTGCGACGGCGCAGACAACTGCTGCCATGGCAACTATCATCGGGCAGATGCCTCAGGGCACCCTCCCTCCCCTGGTGATCCGCTACAGCGCGTCCAACGTGCCGATCCTCCAGGCGGCGCTGGAGAGCGACTCGCTCAGCGAGCAGCAGCTGTTCGACTACGGCATCAACTTCGTCCGCGCGGACATGGCCACCGTCCAGGGCACGCAGATCCCCTGGCCCTACGGCGGCAAGCAGCGGCAGATCATGATCGACATCAACCCCCAGCGGCTTTACGCCTGGGGGCTCTCGCCGCGTGACATCAACACGGCGCTCAGCCAGCAGAACCTGGTGGTGCCCGGCGGCACGGCGAAAATTGGCGACGACGAGTACCCGGTCAACGTGAACAGCAGCCCCGAGCTGCTCGAGCAGATCGCGGCGCTGCCCGTGAAGACGGTGGCCGGCGGCACCACGGTGTACATGCGCGACGTGGCCAACGTGCGCGATGGAAATGCGCCGCAGACCAGCATGGTGCACGTGGAGGGCAAAAAATCCGTGCTCATGAGCATCCTCAAAATGGGGAGTGCGAGCACGCTGGACGTGGTGGCGAGCATCCGCGAGATGCTGCCCTCGACCTTGGCCAAGCTTCCCAAGGACCTGAAGGTCAATCTGCTCTTCGATCAATCGGTGTTCGTGCGCTCGGCGGTGAGCGGCGTGGTGAAGGAAGCGGGCATCGCGGCGGGGCTGACGGCCATCATGCTGCTGGTGTTCTTGGGGAGCTGGCGCAGCACCATCATCGTGGTCATCTCGATCCCACTCTCGATTTTGGTGTCCATCGTCATCCTGCGCTTCCTCGGGCAGACGCTGAACGTGATGACCCTGGGCGGTATGGCGCTGGCCGTGGGCATTTTGGTCGACGACGCCACGGTGGCCATCGAGAACGTGCACCGTCAATTCGGCATGAAAAAGGCGCTGATTCCGGCCATCGTCGACGGCGCCTCGGAAATTGCGGTTCCGGCGTTCGTGTCGACGTTGTGCATCTGCATCGTCTTCGTGCCAGTCATGTTCATCACCGGCGCGGCCAAGTCGCTGTTCAGCCCCTTGGCCTTGGCCGTCGTGTTCGCCATGATGACGTCGTACTTCCTCTCGCGAACCCTGGTGCCCACGCTGATGAAGGGCCTGCTCGCGCGCGAGGCAGAAGAGCACATGCACGGGCACGAGGCGTCGGGCCTCTTCGCGAAGTTCAATCGCGGCTTCGAGAAGGTGCGCGACTTCTACGGCGGGTGGCTTGCGTGGGCGCTCGCGCACCGCAAGCTGGCCATCGGCGGCTTCTCCGTGTTCGTGGTGCTCTCGTGCGCGCTCTTCCCCATGGTGGGGCGCGACTTCTTCCCCACCGTCGACGCGGGGCTCATCAAGCTGCACGTGCGCGGCGTTCCCGGCACGCGCGTGGAAGAGACGGAAAAGGAGTTCGTCCGCATCGAGGAGACGATCCGCAAGGTGATCCCCCCGCACGAGATCCAGACGATGCTCGACAACATCGGCGTGCCCAACAGCGGTATCAACTTGTCGCTGAGCGAGGGCGCGCTCATCTCTCCGGCCGACGGGCAGATTTTCATCGCGCTGAAGAAGGAGCACGAGCCCACGGCGAATTACGTGCGCAACATCCGCAAGACCTTGCGGGCGCAGTTCCCGGATTCGACGTTCTTCTTCCTCGCGCCGGACATCTCGACGCAGGTGCTCAACTTCGGGCTGCCCGCCCCCATCGACGTGCAGGTCGTGGGTGCGCCGGGCAGCGAAGAGCAAACCTTCGGCGTGGCGCAGAAGATTGCCGACGCCATGGAAGCGATTCCCGGTGCGGCCGACGTGCACCTGGCTCAGGTGACGCGTGCGCCGATCCTCAAGGTCGACGTGGACCGCACGATGGCCGCGCAGTTGGGCATGACCGAGCGCGACGTCGCGGGCGATCTTCTGGTGTCGCTGTCCTCGAGCTCGCAAACGTCGCCCAGCTTCTGGGTCGACAAGCGCGGCGTGCAGTATTCCGTGGCCGTGCAGACGCCGCAGTACCAGCTCGACTCGTTCAACGCGCTGCGCACCACGCCGCTGTCGGCCGGGGCCGCAGAAGGCGGAGCGCAGCTTCTCTCCAACGTGGCGCAGATCCAGCGCGGCTTCGCGGCGCAGAATGTCACGCACTACAACGTTGCGCGAACCTTCGACGTGCAGGCCAATGTGGATGGGGCCGATCTTGGCTCGGTCGGGACGGCGATCGCGCGAATCGTGGATAAGATGAAGCCCGATCTGCCGAGGGGTACGACGGTGCGCATCAAAGGCCAGGTAGAAAGCATGGAGTCGTCGTTCCGCGGCCTCGCCTTCGGCCTGCTGTTCGCGGTCGTGCTCGTGTACCTGCTCATGGTGGTCAACTTCCAGTCGTGGCTCGACCCGCTCATCATTTTGATGGCCCTGCCCGGCGCCGTCGCAGGCATCGCGTGGATGCTCTTCCTTTCGCGGACGACGCTGAGCGTGCCGGCCCTGATGGGCGCAATCATGTGCGTGGGCGTGGCCACCGCGAACAGCATCCTCGTGGTCACGTTCGCCAACGACCAGCGCAAGCTTGGCTACGATGCGCCCAAGGCCGCGCTCGCCGCAGGAATGACACGACTCCGCCCGGTCTTGATGACGGCGCTCGCGATGATCATCGGTATGTTGCCGATGGCTCTCGGAATGGAAGAAGGGGGTGAACAGAATGCACCGCTCGGACGCGCGGTCATTGGAGGACTTTTGCTCGCCACGGTCACCACGCTCTTTTTCGTTCCCGTAATGTACAGCGTTTTGCGCAAAGGCACGCCGGCCGCCCCCGAGCCGCTCTTGGAGAATCTATGA